In Candidatus Cloacimonadota bacterium, one genomic interval encodes:
- a CDS encoding PEGA domain-containing protein, producing the protein MKISVLIIVVFSFSSLFSAEFEITSKIKENPAHLGLQMLDDGYKYDNNGELCALLIVRCGVKGINFENTASKVAQIDRQGEYLITMKKGAGYIVLKKEGFGNYKEVFGMKLKSGSVYEMSADEKFRLATEIPILVTTDPSGAEIFIENSSKGRTTDGKLSFTTPEGKQTIKIELDGFETIEETIEIKIGNQNFDYELVEAMDATIKIESEPSGATVWIKGIKLGKTPVNTFFPEGTYSIKLEKENYETINEQITITDPTNKTYTLQDIRASLTVKTHPNATVYVNNDSGHKGGVTDMKLTPQMVNITVKMPKAETITRSVLLEKKADVTKEYYPEVQTGIVMVNIIPASAKIELTGDGGKHYNSTGKKTFRDVPVGTYNLTVTADEYKTHTESFRVTSDKTTRRQISLEQGSDVPDNMVFVKGGTFQMGSNDGDNDEKPVHSVTVSDFYIGKYEVTQKEWKEIMDNNPSHWKGDDLP; encoded by the coding sequence ATGAAAATTTCCGTTTTGATAATTGTAGTTTTCAGTTTTAGTTCGTTATTCTCCGCAGAATTTGAAATAACATCTAAGATCAAAGAAAATCCGGCTCATCTCGGTTTACAGATGCTCGATGATGGTTATAAATACGATAACAACGGTGAACTTTGTGCTTTGCTGATCGTACGCTGTGGAGTAAAGGGCATCAATTTTGAGAACACGGCAAGTAAAGTAGCCCAGATAGATAGACAAGGCGAATACTTGATCACCATGAAAAAAGGCGCGGGTTATATCGTGCTCAAGAAAGAAGGTTTCGGTAATTACAAAGAAGTATTCGGGATGAAACTGAAAAGCGGTTCAGTTTATGAAATGAGTGCTGATGAAAAATTCAGGCTGGCAACGGAAATTCCGATTTTGGTCACCACAGATCCTTCCGGAGCAGAAATTTTTATTGAGAATAGCTCCAAAGGAAGAACAACTGACGGCAAATTGAGTTTTACAACACCGGAAGGCAAACAAACAATTAAAATTGAGTTGGACGGCTTTGAAACAATTGAAGAAACCATCGAGATAAAAATCGGTAACCAGAACTTTGATTATGAACTGGTGGAAGCTATGGATGCCACCATCAAAATCGAAAGTGAACCTTCTGGGGCAACCGTCTGGATAAAAGGGATAAAACTTGGAAAAACTCCGGTCAATACTTTTTTTCCGGAAGGAACATACAGCATTAAACTGGAAAAAGAAAATTACGAAACTATAAATGAACAAATAACCATAACTGATCCGACAAACAAAACCTATACTTTGCAAGATATCAGAGCCTCTCTAACCGTAAAGACACATCCAAATGCAACAGTTTATGTTAACAACGACAGCGGACACAAAGGCGGAGTAACCGATATGAAACTAACTCCCCAGATGGTGAATATCACAGTTAAAATGCCTAAAGCAGAAACCATTACCCGTTCCGTTCTGCTCGAAAAAAAAGCTGATGTTACCAAAGAATATTACCCGGAAGTACAAACCGGAATTGTGATGGTAAATATAATACCGGCTTCTGCAAAAATAGAACTGACCGGAGATGGCGGAAAACATTACAACTCCACCGGCAAAAAAACATTCCGTGATGTACCGGTAGGCACTTATAACCTGACAGTAACAGCCGATGAATACAAAACCCATACGGAAAGTTTTAGAGTAACTTCTGACAAAACAACGCGCAGACAAATAAGCCTTGAACAAGGAAGCGATGTTCCCGATAATATGGTTTTCGTAAAAGGCGGAACATTTCAAATGGGAAGCAATGATGGAGATAATGATGAAAAACCTGTTCATTCCGTTACGGTAAGCGATTTTTATATCGGGAAATATGAAGTAACTCAAAAAGAATGGAAAGAGATAATGGATAATAATCCTTCGCATTGGAAAGGAGATGACCTGCCT